A genomic stretch from Oreochromis niloticus isolate F11D_XX linkage group LG11, O_niloticus_UMD_NMBU, whole genome shotgun sequence includes:
- the ibtk gene encoding inhibitor of Bruton tyrosine kinase, producing MSQAPLDCTPKCRSQQHADQVVAALTSGSEGQLRAFLTSHCHNAATLRDAFGRTALHLAASLGKKALLEWLLEIKSADLMLKDKESGWTALHRSAFYGQIHCLISLVKHGGLLSTQDKEGLSVLDLTMKDRPSHVLFRNTDPTEVYTWGNNTNFSLGHGNQESRQHPELVDVFARTGVYIKQVVLCKFHSVFLSQKGQVFTCGHGQGGRLGHGDEQTYLVPRMVEGLMSHHCSQVAAAKDHTVVLTEEGYVYTFGLNTFHQLGLVPPPASAFVPKQVFSKMLKGRTVIGVAAGRFHTVLWTREAVYTMGLNGGQLGYLLDPNGEKCVTAPRQVSALHHKDVAISMAAASDGATVVVTEKGDVYLLADYQCKKMASRQLNIRKVLVSGGSLDHRVAPQILNEGGVEKVVILALDTAGRVFCWRSTGSSVRQCRWAYARQVFMTDIALSKNSMMFVTQDGEGFSGVWAGEYKKYGEKKEGSVEVCGHSDVGTLYERIRLEKLPYVHRAVSITMDSKGRNFGVLQADPKTSLYEVPSISPSSFSQHFGSLLDEADEMDSIHDVTLQAGDRTFPAHKYILSMRSEFFRKQFMSEHCGVDEELDKEVRKSEDAVGCDLLILEKVPPDMMEYALHFIYTDSCELLVHGARPRVSGVITVPNQDSEEDRLISSLQNLGLSGRSALEVYRSLPPAAKGNSDKAKSKGSKPGKKGKGSKGDKAGANEGGANPVKTLQGVAKKLGLGSLSARLDGVKYENGKINVTNKKTGNKPKLYQKKCSYLCDVTLKSEDGKEFSCHKSVLCARLEYFNSMLGNPWIEATSCSALEMPTSSEILQVILEYIYTDESPTIKESLNVEFVCNVLVVADQLLITRLKEMCEVVITENLTLKNAAELLEFAIMYNAEQLKLSCLQFIVLNMAALLESKALDILSDEVLVELSAAYRKMIPAMQKRVITPYPGAPDLSVYEDEDLDSAFSPKPEAELDHSCREILLKKAKIKAKKKPRRRSDSSGGYTLSDIIQSPPAAVVSPCLVKSGKVNSTESLQELLTSDSEGSYMGVGSPRDMQSPVFHERVEDEKTFSQRLKTPPSTPTSIKNGLPTPPNSAPQTIPKVLPCPARAPPVLDLRTIMDMEANSLQTLGATPKSPGSVSTSIKHSPLSTKLSQKQRKMLAMANKEASAESTASKPTPTATPSKSSGKAWATAVQSPPSSCSFRALLEEEENHLIRSGQTGTQRGQSTLGSPIVAAPAARRVTFKCAEGGESERPAGPWVLGAVGSPPLSSLVTFASIVEEEKQQEAALIRSREKPLALIQIEERAIQDLLFHYKAHDNPDELIVVERSSRGPMAVPTWNKH from the exons ATGAGTCAGGCACCGCTGGACTGCACCCCCAAATGCCGCTCACAGCAGCATGCAGACCAGGTGGTTGCTGCACTAACAAGTGGCTCTGAGGGGCAGCTCCGGGCTTTCCTGACTTCACACTGCCACAATGCAGCCACTTTGCGGGATGCCTTCGGTCGTACAGCCCTGCACCTGGCGGCCTCACTGGGTAAGAAGGCCCTGCTGGAGTGGCTGCTGGAAATCAAAAGTGCTGACCTGATGCTTAAGGATAAGGAGTCCGGCTGGACCGCTCTGCACCGCAGCGCCTTCTATGGACAGATCCACTGTCTCATATCACTGGTCAAG CACGGGGGACTTCTTTCCACCCAAGACAAGGAGGGTCTTTCAGTCCTGGACTTGACCATGAAGGACCGCCCATCACATGTCTTGTTTAGAAACACTG ACCCAACTGAAGTTTACACGTGGGGAAACAATACAAATTTCAGCCTCGGTCATGGCAATCAGGAGAGCCGACAGCACCCTGAGCTTGTTGATGTCTTTGCCAGGACTGGAGTTTACATCAAGCAG GTGGTGCTGTGCAAGTTCCACTCTGTGTTCTTGTCTCAGAAAGGCCAGGTGTTCACCTGCGGGCATGGACAGGGAGGAAGGCTTGGCCATGGAGATGAACAGACTTATCTG gtTCCTCGAATGGTAGAAGGCCTGATGTCCCATCACTGCTCCCAGGTGGCAGCAGCTAAAGACCACACAGTGGTCCTGACAGAGGAAGGCTATGTTTATACGTTTGGTCTCAACACATTCCACCAGCTGGGCCTAGTTCCTCCTCCCGCCTCTGCATTTGTACCTAAACAG GTTTTCTCCAAGATGCTCAAAGGTAGGACGGTGATTGGAGTTGCAGCAGGAAGGTTCCACACAGTGCTGTGGACCAGGGAGGCTGTCTATACAATGGGACTCAATGGAGGCCAGCTGG GTTACTTACTGGATCCAAATGGAGAGAAGTGTGTAACAGCCCCCCGGCAGGTGTCAGCTCTGCACCACAAGGATGTAGCCATATCTATGGCAGCAGCTAGTGATGGCGCAACGGTAGTTGTGACCGAGAAGGGGGATGTGTACCTCTTAGCTGACTACCAATGCAAGAAGATGGCTTCAAG GCAGCTCAACATCAGGAAGGTCCTGGTCAGTGGGGGGAGTCTGGACCATCGAGTAGCTCCACAGATCTTGAACGAGGGAGGAGTGGAAAAGGTGGTCATTCTGGCGTTGGATACAGCTGGGAGG GTGTTTTGCTGGCGTTCAACTGGCAGCTCGGTGAGACAGTGCCGGTGGGCGTACGCGCGTCAGGTCTTCATGACGGACATCGCTCTCAGCAAGAACAGCATGATGTTTGTGACTCAGGATGGAGAGGGCTTCAGTGGTGTGTGGGCTGGAGAATATAAGAAGTACGGGGAAAAGAAAG AGGGCAGTGTGGAGGTGTGTGGCCACTCGGATGTTGGGACACTGTATGAACGAATCCGCCTGGAGAAACTCCCCTATGTCCACAGAGCTGTCAGCATCACCATGGACTCAAAGGGCCGGAATTTTGGAGTTCTCCAGGCTGACCCAAAAACAAG CCTGTACGAGGTTCCCAGCATTTCTCCGTCATCCTTCTCCCAGCACTTCGGGAGCCTTCTGGATGAGGCGGACGAAATGGACAGCATCCACGATGTGACGCTTCAGGCTGGAGATCGCACTTTTCCGGCTCACAAGTACATTCTGTCCATGAGGTCCGAGTTCTTCCGGAAGCAGTTCATGTCTGAGCACTGTGGGGTCGACGAGGAGCTCGATAAGGAAGTGAGGAAGAGCGAAGATGCCGTGGGGTGCGATTTGCTCATTCTGGAAAAAGTCCCACCGGACATGATGGAATACGCTCTTCACTTCATCTACACAGACTCTTGTGAGCTGCTGGTACACGGAGCGAGGCCGAGAGTGTCGGGGGTCATTACAGTCCCAAACCAG GATTCAGAGGAGGACAGGCTTATCAGCAGCCTGCAGAACTTGGGTCTGAGTGGTCGTTCAGCCCTCGAGGTGTACCGTTCTCTTCCACCTGCAGCCAAAGGCAACAGTGACAAGGCCAAGAGCAAAGGCTCCAAGCCTGGCAAAAAGGGGAAAGGAAGCAAAGGTGACAAGGCCGGAGCCAACGAGGGAGGTGCCAACCCAGTGAAAACCTTACAGGGTGTTGCAAAAAAACTCGGCCTGGGCAGCCTGTCGGCGCG ACTGGACGGTGTCAAATACGAAAATGGAAAAATTAATgttacaaacaagaaaacaggcAACAAACCAAAACTCTACCAGAAGAAATG CTCTTATCTTTGTGATGTCACTCTGAAATCTGAAGATGGGAAAGAGTTTTCTTGTCATAAAAGTGTCCTCTGTGCCAGACTAG AGTACTTCAACAGTATGCTCGGTAACCCCTGGATTGAG GCTACATCTTGTTCTGCACTCGAGATGCCCACCAGCTCAGAGATCCTACAGGTCATTCTCGAGTACATTTACACAGATGAGTCTCCCACGATTAAAG AGTCTCTGAATGTAGAGTTTGTCTGCAACGTGTTGGTTGTCGCTGACCAGCTGCTCATCACACGGCTAAAGGAGATGTGCGAGGTTGTCATCACAGAGAACC TGACTCTGAAGAACGCTGCAGAGCTCCTGGAGTTTGCCATCATGTACAATGCGGAACAGTTAAAACTGTCCTGCCTCCAGTTCATTGTGCTCAACATGGCCGCACTGCTGGAATCAAA AGCTCTCGATATTCTCAGTGATGAAGTGCTGGTGGAGCTTTCTGCAGCCTACAGGAAGATG ATCCCAGCAATGCAGAAGCGTGTTATCACCCCATATCCTGGTGCACCAGACCTCAGTGTGTATGAGGATGAGGATTTGGACTCGGCATTCAGCCCCAAACCAGAAGCAGAATTGGATCACTCTTGCAG GGAAATCCTGttaaaaaaagctaaaattaAGGCTAAGAAGAAACCAAGGAGGCGCTCTGATAGCTCAGGGGGCTACACTCTCTCTGATATCATCCAAAGCCCTCCTGCTGCTG TGGTCTCCCCATGCCTGGTGAAGTCAGGTAAGGTGAACTCGACTGAGTCTCTGCAGGAGCTCCTCACATCAGACTCTGAAGGCAGCTACATGGGGGTCGGCAGTCCCAGAGACATGCAGTCACCCGTTTTTCATGAGAGAGTTGAG gaTGAGAAAACTTTTAGCCAGAGGCTGAAGACCCCACCCAGCACCCCAACATCTATTAAGAACGGCCTCCCAACTCCCCCCAACTCTGCTCCGCAAACCATCCCAAAGGTCCTTCCCTG TCCTGCTCGTGCACCTCCAGTCTTGGATCTGAGAACCATCATGGACATGGAAGCCAACTCTCTGCAGACTCTTGGAGCAACTCCTAAAAGCCCTGGAAG tgtcagCACCAGCATCAAGCACTCCCCTCTTTCCACTAAACTGTCCCAGAAACAGAGGAAGATGCTGGCCATGGCTAACAAGGAGGCCAGTGCGGAGTCCACAGCATCCAAACCAACCCCCACAGCCACTCCATCCAAAAGCAGTGGAAAGGCCTG GGCAACGGCTGTCCAGTCCCCACCCTCCTCGTGTTCATTTCGGGCTCtgctggaggaggaagagaaccATTTGATCCGATCAGGGCAAACCGGAACGCAAAGGGGCCAGAGCACCCTGGGGTCCCCCATCGTTGCTGCACCTGCTGCCAGGAGGGTCACATTCAAGTGTGCTGAAGGCGGCGAGTCAGAGAGGCCTGCGGG GCCGTGGGTGCTGGGTGCAGTGGGCAGCcctcccctctcctccctgGTGACCTTTGCTTCAATCGTGGAGGAAGAGAAGCAGCAGGAAGCCGCGCTGATCCGCAGCCGAGAGAAGCCGCTGGCGCTCATCCAG
- the tpbg gene encoding trophoblast glycoprotein: MELELGAFFERINVGNSVRKTFLCSPHRGRTTKQGSHAWIVLKAISLRTLCAHWFSNSKRRMLSTLCDSDCGGTRGRLRKSGVMFLLFLLAIVPSGHGCPEECLCSLQTVKCQNKDLDKIPHFIPNNTKILFVSGNSISRISGDSFPTRLELLTDLHLSGNELEYVDTMAFNNLPNLVRLDLSNNTLQNFNESAFPNDTKLQHLNLSRSLHNHSTTDELLNFLRSGNLVNLTVLDLSNNDLVILPSDIFTHLSSLVSLSLQNTSIINIHNGTLRVPPLRELDLRNNSLKHLSSKMMAEFSLKPDLRIQLAGNPWLCNCFIEDTLMWLKNSTQVVDVQNLTCTNPKDLRHQPLLQLEKYELKCSMEMKGVLGTSYVFLGLVLALIGVIFLLVLYLNRKGIKRWMYNIRDACRDHMEGYHYRYEINSDPRLANLSINSDV; the protein is encoded by the coding sequence ATGGAGTTGGAACTAGGGGCATTTTTCGAAAGGATAAACGTGGGAAACAGTGTTAGAAAAACTTTCCTTTGTTCCCCACACCGCGGACGAACAACGAAGCAGGGGTCGCACGCTTGGATTGTTTTAAAAGCGATTTCTTTACGCACGCTCTGCGCACACTGGTTTTCAAACTCCAAGAGGCGCATGTTAAGCACGTTGTGCGATAGTGACTGCGGAGGCACGCGAGGGAGGCTCCGAAAGTCCGGCGTGATGTTTTTACTTTTCCTCCTCGCGATCGTGCCGTCCGGTCACGGGTGCCCGGAGGAATGCTTGTGCTCCTTACAAACTGTGAAATGCCAAAACAAGGACTTGGACAAGATTCCGCATTTCATACCAAACAACACCAAAATTCTATTTGTGTCAGGAAACAGCATTTCTCGTATTAGTGGGGACTCCTTCCCAACCCGCCTGGAGCTATTAACAGATCTCCATCTCAGTGGGAATGAGCTGGAGTATGTGGATACGATGGCATTTAACAACTTGCCAAACCTTGTGCGGCTGGACTTGAGCAACAACACACTCCAGAATTTCAATGAAAGCGCTTTCCCCaatgacactaaactgcagcaCTTGAACCTCAGTAGGTCTTTGCACAATCACTCCACCACAGATGAGCTTCTAAATTTCCTGCGCAGCGGGAACCTCGTCAATCTTACAGTCTTGGACCTGTCCAACAATGACCTTGTGATTCTTCCCAGCGACATATTCACTCATCTTTCCAGCCTGGTCAGCCTCAGCCTGCAGAACACCTCCATCATCAACATCCACAACGGGACTCTCAGAGTGCCCCCATTGCGTGAACTTGACCTGAGGAACAACAGCCTGAAACACCTGTCCAGCAAAATGATGGCAGAGTTCAGCCTTAAGCCGGACCTCCGCATCCAGCTGGCAGGGAACCCCTGGCTTTGCAACTGCTTTATCGAGGACACGCTGATGTGGCTGAAGAACTCCACTCAGGTCGTCGACGTCCAGAACCTGACCTGCACGAACCCCAAGGACCTGAGACACCAGCCGCTTCTGCAGTTGGAGAAGTACGAGCTGAAGTGCTCGATGGAGATGAAGGGTGTGCTGGGGACTTCTTACGTGTTCCTGGGACTGGTGCTGGCCCTGATCGGTGTCATATTCCTGCTGGTGCTCTACCTGAACAGAAAGGGCATCAAACGGTGGATGTACAACATCCGGGATGCTTGTAGGGACCACATGGAGGGGTATCATTACAGGTATGAGATAAACTCTGACCCACGTTTGGCCAACCTGAGCATCAATTCAGATGTGTGA